From the Ktedonobacterales bacterium genome, one window contains:
- a CDS encoding glycosyltransferase family 39 protein, with protein MNEQALQLAEAGQHDQGTTDQEAAARKKQRLQRWGLVGAAAAVLLLSIALHVIHLAQTPGWDGDEGYNLDIAWNLLHGRLRMFALTSAFVQHPPLFYLALAVAIRLFGYSMLTLRALAVFYSVLTTLFLLILGRRMFGPGPALWGALAFTIAPLALENTRWGYTYSQLMLLAFLGIYACWRYLETRSRRWLLLASALGALAILSDYEGAFLPLLTILVAWRVRPRHIFTAAGIGLGIPLLTTLSLLAATPATFLSDLAATAARAGGGSPIVQALNIIINFQHLLSLDAWVILGLIGLWLVRDARLRGLIFAALALMLIAVLKVRDLNPYFHSGVPLLPWIGLGAGLAIDRGITTLYSWLNGWWDTLLARVSPGPRWLAKLKRFSVALILFLALISPLGITIAADAVGVANGLHTRIDTSLANHPDDAQRAASYILAHAQAGDVVLCSPQVAWLLDDPEDSSGHETGILATEPLQSVAYSGQGIAFYPAGLGTDRFAFDPSAAAARFAIVDNFWRALAAPDQAPQVKPLLTLVESWPAVYHVGEYTIYEQGAAQ; from the coding sequence GTGAACGAGCAGGCTCTTCAACTGGCCGAAGCCGGACAACACGATCAAGGAACAACCGATCAAGAAGCGGCGGCGCGCAAGAAACAGCGCCTCCAACGCTGGGGGTTAGTCGGCGCGGCTGCCGCTGTTCTCCTGCTTTCCATCGCGCTGCATGTCATCCACCTGGCCCAGACGCCCGGCTGGGATGGTGACGAGGGCTACAACCTCGATATTGCCTGGAATCTGCTGCATGGCCGTCTGCGCATGTTCGCATTAACCTCCGCATTTGTGCAGCATCCACCGCTTTTTTACCTGGCGCTGGCCGTCGCTATCCGCCTCTTTGGCTACAGCATGCTGACGCTGCGCGCGCTGGCCGTCTTTTACAGCGTGCTGACGACCCTGTTTCTGCTGATCCTGGGGCGGCGCATGTTTGGCCCTGGCCCGGCGCTCTGGGGCGCGCTGGCGTTTACGATTGCCCCGCTGGCCCTGGAGAATACCCGCTGGGGCTATACCTACAGCCAGTTGATGCTGCTGGCGTTCCTGGGCATCTACGCCTGCTGGCGCTACCTGGAGACACGCTCCCGGCGCTGGCTGCTGCTCGCTTCGGCGCTGGGGGCGCTGGCAATCCTCAGCGATTACGAGGGCGCGTTTCTGCCGCTGCTCACCATCCTGGTCGCCTGGCGTGTGCGTCCGCGCCATATTTTCACGGCGGCGGGCATCGGCCTGGGCATACCCCTGTTGACCACGCTGAGTCTGCTGGCGGCGACGCCCGCAACGTTCCTGAGCGATCTGGCTGCCACCGCCGCACGCGCCGGAGGCGGCAGCCCGATTGTGCAGGCGCTCAATATCATCATCAACTTTCAGCATCTGCTCTCGCTGGATGCCTGGGTCATCCTTGGCCTGATCGGCCTCTGGCTGGTCCGCGATGCCCGGCTGCGCGGCCTGATCTTCGCGGCGCTGGCGCTGATGTTGATCGCCGTGCTCAAGGTCCGTGACCTCAACCCCTATTTCCACAGCGGCGTTCCGCTGCTCCCCTGGATTGGCCTGGGGGCGGGCCTCGCCATTGATCGAGGGATTACGACGCTTTATTCCTGGCTGAATGGCTGGTGGGACACGCTGCTTGCCAGGGTATCTCCTGGCCCACGCTGGCTGGCAAAGCTGAAACGCTTCAGCGTAGCCCTGATCCTGTTTCTGGCGCTGATCTCACCGCTGGGCATTACGATTGCCGCCGACGCGGTGGGCGTCGCCAACGGCTTGCATACCCGCATTGACACCAGCCTTGCGAATCATCCCGACGACGCTCAGCGCGCCGCCAGCTATATCCTGGCGCACGCCCAGGCGGGCGATGTGGTGCTTTGTTCGCCACAGGTTGCCTGGCTGCTCGATGATCCAGAAGACAGCAGCGGCCACGAAACAGGTATTCTGGCGACGGAGCCACTGCAAAGCGTCGCCTACAGCGGCCAGGGCATCGCCTTTTATCCAGCGGGCCTGGGAACGGATCGCTTTGCCTTCGACCCTTCAGCCGCTGCCGCGCGCTTTGCTATTGTGGATAATTTCTGGCGCGCCCTGGCTGCGCCCGATCAAGCGCCCCAGGTGAAACCGCTGCTCACGCTGGTCGAAAGCTGGCCTGCTGTCTATCACGTGGGCGAATATACCATCTACGAACAAGGGGCGGCGCAATGA
- a CDS encoding glycosyltransferase family 39 protein yields MSKERLAEHSQSEAALAEKPVVMQPVTAQQRRRDCLILLALGLLLRALTAALFDQPGYIDAAYYYDVAKNIAVGHGFREDFILVYLTPAANVVHPSNLYWMPLASLIIVPFFLLFGVSWHVAQIPSVLLSGSLPLLAYWIGWDYFHSRRYAIGAALLTLCAGFYYPLYFVFSDNFGLYAWTAGLALLFLGQGAQGRPRRFALAGLWIGLAHLARPDAPLLLVIALLLFAATRYRAWRVARQGLRQKETLPAALPWSSLAALLALYLLIMAPWFLRNLIVAGAILPPGGAETIWLTTYNDFFSYGKDVSFQSYLAWGWDNILLSKIQALGQNAFAILAILEFAPAPFVAIGLWRLRRSLQALPFLLYLLLLYLGLSLVFTFPSLRGTLLHSFVPLLPFLSLGAILGLDTTIDWLARLRPGPFARQRAAGRRRVYLAAMILLSVVLSIFIVLSNAWTWDTTYHTYQQAGKIIARDASSVSGAGAGMKSGQSALQGALPVVMVSDPPDYYFATGQNAIVLPDQGMAVILQAADRYGASYLLLEPLHSQAQDALWSGAERSPRLRLLWSTPTAHLYRIIASQRGSFPSSSARQETEGAEPASAPEARLAMPPLNERRNTA; encoded by the coding sequence ATGAGCAAAGAGCGGTTGGCAGAGCATAGTCAGAGCGAGGCGGCGCTGGCAGAAAAGCCTGTGGTGATGCAGCCAGTTACAGCGCAGCAGCGCCGCCGCGATTGTCTGATTTTGCTCGCGCTGGGGCTGCTGCTGCGCGCGCTCACAGCGGCGCTCTTCGATCAGCCAGGGTATATTGACGCCGCTTATTATTACGATGTAGCGAAAAATATCGCTGTCGGGCATGGCTTCCGCGAGGATTTTATCCTGGTCTACCTCACCCCGGCAGCGAATGTGGTCCATCCCAGCAATCTCTACTGGATGCCGCTGGCCTCGTTGATAATCGTCCCTTTCTTTCTGCTGTTTGGGGTTTCCTGGCATGTCGCCCAGATTCCCAGCGTGCTGCTGAGCGGGTCGCTGCCCTTGCTGGCCTATTGGATCGGCTGGGATTACTTTCACAGCCGCCGCTATGCCATCGGCGCGGCGCTGCTTACCCTGTGCGCTGGCTTCTATTACCCGCTCTATTTCGTCTTCAGCGACAATTTCGGCCTCTATGCGTGGACGGCAGGGCTGGCGCTGCTCTTTTTAGGGCAGGGCGCACAGGGCCGCCCACGCCGCTTCGCTCTGGCTGGCCTCTGGATTGGTCTGGCGCACCTGGCGCGGCCCGACGCTCCGCTGCTGCTGGTAATCGCCCTGCTCCTCTTCGCCGCGACGCGCTATCGCGCCTGGCGGGTGGCCCGCCAGGGTCTCCGACAGAAAGAAACGCTACCGGCGGCGCTCCCCTGGTCTTCCCTGGCGGCGCTGCTGGCCCTCTACCTGCTGATTATGGCGCCCTGGTTCCTGCGCAACCTGATCGTCGCCGGAGCCATTCTGCCACCCGGAGGGGCCGAGACGATCTGGCTCACGACCTATAACGACTTCTTCAGCTATGGGAAAGACGTGTCTTTCCAGAGCTATCTGGCCTGGGGGTGGGACAACATCCTGCTCTCGAAGATTCAGGCACTGGGCCAGAACGCCTTCGCCATCCTGGCGATTCTGGAGTTCGCTCCTGCGCCCTTCGTGGCTATTGGCCTCTGGCGTCTGCGGCGCTCGCTGCAAGCCCTGCCGTTTCTGCTGTATCTGCTCTTGCTCTACCTGGGCCTCTCGCTGGTCTTCACGTTCCCCAGCCTGCGAGGCACCCTGCTGCATTCTTTTGTTCCCTTGCTGCCATTTCTCAGCCTGGGCGCTATCCTGGGCCTGGATACGACCATTGATTGGCTGGCCCGCCTGCGGCCTGGCCCTTTCGCCCGACAGCGAGCGGCAGGACGCCGCCGCGTCTATCTGGCTGCTATGATTTTGCTTTCGGTGGTGCTTTCTATCTTCATCGTTCTTTCTAACGCCTGGACCTGGGACACCACCTATCATACCTATCAGCAGGCTGGCAAGATCATCGCTCGTGACGCCAGCAGCGTCTCTGGCGCGGGTGCTGGCATGAAGAGCGGGCAAAGCGCCTTGCAAGGCGCTTTGCCCGTCGTGATGGTTTCTGATCCACCTGATTATTATTTTGCTACCGGCCAGAACGCCATCGTTCTTCCTGACCAGGGTATGGCCGTTATCCTTCAGGCCGCCGACCGCTATGGCGCTTCGTACCTTCTGCTGGAACCTCTGCACAGCCAGGCACAGGACGCGCTCTGGAGCGGCGCTGAACGCTCGCCGCGCCTTCGGCTGCTCTGGTCAACGCCCACTGCCCATCTCTACCGCATCATCGCCAGCCAGCGCGGCAGCTTCCCATCTTCCTCTGCTCGCCAGGAGACAGAGGGGGCCGAACCAGCCAGCGCCCCCGAAGCACGCCTGGCAATGCCACCTCTGAATGAGCGCAGAAACACTGCCTGA
- the ychF gene encoding redox-regulated ATPase YchF, with product MALTVGIIGLPQSGKTSLFNALTRAGAQVSGYPTSTVQANMAVVQVPDERLGVLAEIFQPKKVTHTTVEFVDVAGIGQASEVDRREGLSAEFLGHLRNADALAVVVRCFDSPQSPHPLGGVDAGRDLAELDTELALTDLAALERRIERTTKAAKSGEKKYQVELEALRQLQTALNEGTMARAVTLASQDESLIRELFLLTMKPQLYIANVGEETLGAAADLLAAIADGEIDAEEAARQHSDDLRSVAQVGARAKAEGAQAVAVSARLEAELSELSDEEAAEYLEALGLPKLGADRVIQAGYRLLNLLSFLTAGEPEVRAWTITRGTKAPQAAGKIHSDIERGFIRAEVVRYGDLVACGSFAAAREKGLLRLEGKEYIVQDGDVIYFRFNVSK from the coding sequence ATGGCCCTGACAGTTGGTATTATTGGCCTGCCCCAATCGGGCAAGACCTCCCTCTTTAACGCCCTGACCAGAGCAGGCGCGCAGGTGAGTGGGTATCCCACCAGTACGGTGCAGGCGAATATGGCCGTAGTCCAGGTACCCGATGAACGCCTGGGGGTGCTGGCCGAGATCTTTCAGCCCAAGAAGGTGACGCATACGACGGTGGAGTTTGTTGATGTGGCCGGAATTGGGCAGGCCAGCGAGGTGGACAGGCGCGAAGGCTTAAGCGCCGAGTTCCTGGGGCATCTGCGCAACGCGGATGCGCTGGCCGTCGTCGTGCGCTGTTTTGATAGCCCACAATCGCCGCATCCTCTAGGCGGCGTAGACGCCGGGCGCGATCTGGCCGAACTGGATACCGAACTGGCGCTGACCGATCTGGCCGCGCTGGAGCGGCGCATCGAGCGCACCACCAAGGCGGCAAAATCGGGCGAGAAAAAATATCAGGTGGAGTTAGAGGCGCTGCGCCAGCTACAAACGGCGCTCAATGAAGGCACGATGGCGCGCGCCGTGACGCTGGCGTCGCAAGATGAGAGCCTGATACGCGAGTTGTTTCTGCTGACCATGAAACCTCAGCTCTATATCGCCAATGTGGGCGAAGAAACGCTGGGAGCTGCCGCTGATCTGCTGGCCGCGATTGCGGATGGGGAGATCGATGCCGAGGAAGCCGCGCGCCAGCACAGCGATGATTTGCGCTCGGTAGCGCAGGTAGGCGCGCGCGCGAAAGCCGAGGGGGCGCAGGCAGTGGCGGTCTCGGCACGTCTGGAGGCCGAATTGAGCGAACTGAGCGATGAGGAAGCGGCAGAATATCTGGAGGCGCTGGGGCTGCCAAAACTGGGCGCTGATCGCGTCATCCAGGCGGGCTATCGGCTGCTGAATCTGCTCTCGTTTTTGACGGCGGGCGAGCCGGAGGTGCGCGCCTGGACGATTACGCGCGGCACGAAAGCCCCCCAGGCGGCGGGTAAGATTCACTCTGACATTGAGCGCGGTTTTATTCGCGCCGAAGTGGTGCGCTATGGCGATCTGGTCGCGTGCGGGTCGTTTGCTGCCGCCCGCGAAAAGGGTTTGCTGCGCCTGGAAGGTAAAGAATATATCGTGCAGGATGGCGATGTCATCTATTTCCGGTTCAACGTATCCAAATGA
- the folE gene encoding GTP cyclohydrolase I FolE: MSKEVSRRSKKRQSPDQWSMLSASAELEAVPETHEAALSNGRVHENAPGVRDHEPSVDAEAIKTAVVMMLKAIGEDPTREGLRDTPRRIAEMYAELFAGLKHDPAEVLQVSFDEGHSEMVIVKDIPFYTVCEHHFLPFHGVAHVGYIPRGRVVGISKLARAVEILARRPQLQERLTSQIADTVMTTLEPNGVGVVLEGDHLCMQMRGVKKPGSKVVTSAMRGVFKNVATRAEFMALIREHAH, translated from the coding sequence ATGAGCAAAGAGGTATCGCGGCGCAGCAAAAAGCGCCAGTCCCCCGATCAGTGGTCAATGCTGAGCGCATCAGCGGAATTGGAGGCTGTGCCAGAAACACATGAAGCAGCCCTGAGCAATGGGCGTGTACATGAGAACGCGCCTGGCGTCAGGGATCACGAGCCATCCGTTGATGCAGAGGCGATCAAGACGGCTGTCGTGATGATGCTCAAAGCGATTGGCGAAGACCCCACCCGCGAGGGCTTGCGCGATACGCCGCGACGTATCGCGGAGATGTACGCTGAACTCTTTGCGGGATTGAAGCACGATCCAGCGGAAGTCTTGCAGGTAAGCTTTGACGAGGGCCATTCCGAGATGGTTATCGTCAAAGACATTCCTTTCTATACCGTCTGTGAACACCATTTCTTGCCGTTTCATGGCGTAGCCCACGTCGGCTATATCCCGCGCGGGCGCGTGGTGGGCATCAGCAAACTGGCGCGCGCGGTAGAGATTCTGGCTCGCCGCCCGCAGCTTCAGGAGCGCCTGACCTCGCAGATCGCTGATACGGTGATGACGACGCTGGAGCCAAACGGAGTGGGTGTGGTGCTGGAAGGCGATCATCTCTGCATGCAAATGCGCGGCGTGAAAAAGCCAGGGAGCAAAGTGGTGACAAGCGCGATGCGCGGCGTCTTCAAGAACGTGGCGACCCGCGCCGAGTTTATGGCGCTGATCCGCGAGCATGCCCACTAG
- a CDS encoding Fur family transcriptional regulator, which translates to MPHSTTSNETLRRQGGTRERPTGARMAEPGEAKRPFPKGLRLTPQRQMILNVIEQAQEHLSAEIICQRVQERYPFVSLSTVYRTLERLKTLGLVREVHLLGDHRFYESADSGTHHHLLCRGCGGVLHADDDLLAGLRERLEQHYHFTPLSLDLIATGYCGECQSQAQSVGKGSGAKKG; encoded by the coding sequence ATGCCGCATTCCACCACAAGCAACGAAACGCTCCGCCGCCAGGGAGGGACGCGCGAGCGACCAACGGGAGCGAGAATGGCCGAGCCAGGCGAGGCCAAGCGCCCCTTCCCGAAGGGGCTGCGCCTGACTCCCCAGCGTCAAATGATCCTGAACGTGATTGAGCAGGCCCAGGAGCATCTGAGCGCAGAGATTATCTGCCAGCGCGTGCAAGAACGCTATCCGTTTGTCAGCCTCTCAACGGTCTATCGCACTCTGGAACGCTTGAAGACGCTGGGATTGGTGCGCGAGGTCCATCTGTTGGGCGACCATCGCTTTTATGAATCAGCCGACAGCGGCACGCATCATCACCTGCTCTGTCGCGGCTGTGGCGGCGTCCTCCACGCCGATGATGACCTGCTGGCAGGCTTGCGCGAGCGGCTTGAGCAGCACTATCATTTCACCCCGCTTTCGCTGGATTTGATCGCCACCGGCTATTGTGGCGAATGCCAATCACAGGCGCAGAGCGTAGGGAAAGGCTCAGGGGCAAAAAAAGGGTAG
- a CDS encoding metallophosphoesterase family protein, translating into MRYAIISDIHANQEALQAVLQELARIVQRSGLSFDGLWCLGDLVGYGPDPAGCVDIVRSHTDVVIAGNHDQAVAGVLPVERFNDSAQVTADWTRERLTQQHLRYLAGLAERWVIGACTLAHGSPRNPVWEYLTTEEIATLSFPCFSTPLCIVGHTHVPTIFLQREEQALPVGSAAQRIRRERQSSRSPLPEDLLGLETLEQLAAEQEALIEGSVASCEMFAPGEGQWVLPPGYRAIVNPGSVGQPRDGDPRAAFMVYDTERGCEFYRVEYPLEQTQRKIWRSGLPARMALRLSYGL; encoded by the coding sequence ATGCGCTATGCGATTATCTCAGATATTCACGCCAATCAAGAAGCTCTGCAAGCCGTTCTCCAGGAATTGGCCCGCATTGTTCAGCGTTCTGGCCTGTCGTTCGATGGCCTGTGGTGCCTGGGCGATCTGGTGGGCTATGGCCCCGACCCTGCGGGCTGCGTTGATATAGTGCGCTCCCATACCGATGTGGTCATCGCGGGCAATCATGATCAGGCGGTCGCCGGGGTGCTTCCGGTAGAACGCTTCAATGACAGCGCCCAGGTCACTGCCGATTGGACCCGCGAGCGTCTCACCCAGCAGCATCTGCGCTATCTCGCCGGGCTGGCCGAGCGTTGGGTGATTGGCGCCTGCACGCTGGCGCATGGAAGTCCGCGCAATCCGGTTTGGGAATATCTGACCACAGAGGAGATCGCTACGTTGAGCTTCCCCTGTTTTTCCACCCCATTGTGTATCGTGGGCCATACCCATGTCCCCACCATTTTTCTGCAACGCGAAGAGCAAGCCCTCCCCGTTGGCAGCGCCGCCCAGCGGATAAGACGTGAGAGGCAGTCCAGTCGAAGTCCCCTGCCGGAAGATTTGCTTGGGCTGGAAACGCTGGAGCAGCTCGCGGCGGAGCAGGAAGCCTTGATCGAGGGATCGGTGGCCTCCTGTGAGATGTTTGCGCCCGGAGAGGGACAGTGGGTGCTTCCTCCTGGCTATCGAGCCATCGTGAATCCGGGCAGCGTGGGGCAGCCGCGTGACGGCGATCCCCGCGCGGCGTTCATGGTCTATGATACCGAGCGCGGCTGCGAGTTCTATCGCGTCGAATATCCGCTGGAGCAGACCCAGCGCAAAATCTGGCGTTCGGGGCTTCCGGCGCGCATGGCGCTGCGCTTGAGCTACGGCCTATAA
- the dnaK gene encoding molecular chaperone DnaK has product MPKVVGIDLGTTNSVVAIMEGNTPVVIPNAEGSRTTPSVVAFSKDGERLVGQIARRQAVLNHDHTISSIKRKMGTSEVAWAGGRPYTPQEISAMILQKLKADAETYLGEPVTKAVITVPAYFNDAQRQATKDAGKIAGLEVLRILNEPTAASLAYGLENKKTETILVWDLGGGTFDVSILEVGDGVFEVKSTNGDTHLGGDDYDQRIVGWMVEEFLKEQGINLRRDRQALQRLVEAAEKAKIELSTVYRTTINLPFIAADASGPKHLEMTLSRARFEEITADLTDRTTGPFRAALADARLTAQQLDEVVLVGGATRMPAIHQLARRLTGKDPHQGVNPDEVVAVGAAIQAAVLTGEVEDVVLLDVTPLSLGVETQGGVMRKLIERNTTIPTRKSEIFSTAEDNQTSVEVHVLQGERDLAQDNKPLGRFHLEGIRPAPRGVPKIEVTFDIDANGIVSVSARDRATGYEQRVTLTASTNLSKEEVERLVREAERYAQEDRRRREDVQLRNYADTLIYQVERSLHELGDRLPTAVHSDVEQAIARLRTTQAGNMSESIRQAAKDLKKTAQRMGEAIYSTGNGHMPAGKPTGERASRQRPSQDHVVDGEFREI; this is encoded by the coding sequence ATGCCAAAAGTAGTAGGTATTGACCTGGGTACGACCAACTCGGTGGTAGCGATCATGGAAGGCAACACGCCGGTCGTGATCCCTAACGCCGAGGGCAGCCGCACCACGCCATCGGTGGTCGCTTTCAGCAAAGATGGCGAGCGTCTGGTAGGCCAGATCGCCCGGCGGCAGGCAGTCCTGAACCACGACCATACGATCAGTTCGATCAAACGCAAGATGGGGACAAGTGAGGTTGCCTGGGCAGGAGGGCGGCCCTATACGCCCCAGGAAATCTCGGCAATGATCCTGCAAAAGCTCAAAGCCGACGCGGAAACCTACCTGGGTGAGCCTGTCACCAAAGCAGTCATCACCGTACCCGCTTATTTCAATGACGCGCAGCGCCAGGCAACCAAAGATGCTGGCAAAATCGCCGGCCTGGAGGTGCTGCGCATCCTCAATGAGCCGACTGCCGCCAGCCTGGCTTATGGCCTGGAAAACAAAAAGACCGAGACCATTCTAGTCTGGGATCTGGGCGGAGGTACCTTCGATGTCTCCATTCTGGAAGTTGGTGATGGGGTCTTCGAAGTCAAATCCACTAACGGGGACACGCACCTGGGCGGCGATGACTACGATCAGCGCATTGTGGGTTGGATGGTGGAAGAATTTCTCAAAGAGCAGGGTATTAACCTGCGCCGTGATCGGCAGGCGCTGCAACGCTTAGTGGAGGCGGCTGAAAAGGCCAAGATTGAGCTTTCAACCGTCTATCGGACCACCATTAACCTGCCCTTTATTGCGGCTGATGCCAGCGGCCCCAAACACCTGGAAATGACCCTCAGCCGCGCCAGATTTGAGGAGATCACCGCCGATCTGACTGATCGCACAACTGGCCCCTTCCGCGCCGCGCTGGCCGACGCCAGGCTGACCGCGCAGCAGCTTGATGAGGTGGTGCTGGTGGGTGGAGCGACACGTATGCCAGCGATCCACCAGTTGGCGCGCAGGCTAACCGGCAAAGACCCCCATCAGGGCGTCAACCCCGATGAGGTGGTGGCGGTGGGCGCGGCGATCCAGGCAGCAGTGCTGACCGGCGAGGTGGAGGACGTGGTGCTGCTGGATGTGACGCCCCTCAGCCTGGGGGTGGAAACGCAGGGCGGCGTGATGCGCAAACTTATCGAGCGCAACACCACCATTCCCACCCGCAAATCAGAAATCTTCTCGACGGCTGAAGATAATCAGACCTCGGTTGAAGTGCATGTCTTGCAGGGCGAGCGCGATCTGGCGCAGGACAACAAGCCGTTGGGCCGCTTCCATCTCGAAGGAATCCGCCCAGCGCCGCGCGGCGTCCCCAAGATTGAAGTTACCTTTGATATTGACGCGAATGGCATCGTCAGCGTCTCCGCGCGTGACCGCGCCACTGGTTACGAGCAGCGCGTCACTCTGACGGCCAGCACGAACCTGAGCAAAGAAGAGGTAGAGCGGCTGGTGCGCGAGGCTGAACGCTATGCCCAGGAGGACCGCCGCCGCCGCGAAGACGTGCAGCTACGCAATTATGCCGACACGCTCATCTACCAGGTTGAGCGCAGCCTGCATGAGTTGGGTGATCGTTTGCCGACTGCCGTACACAGCGACGTTGAGCAGGCGATTGCCCGTTTGCGTACAACGCAGGCAGGAAACATGTCTGAAAGTATTCGCCAGGCGGCGAAGGACTTGAAAAAGACGGCCCAGCGGATGGGCGAGGCTATCTACAGCACAGGCAACGGTCACATGCCAGCAGGCAAGCCGACTGGTGAACGCGCCAGCCGTCAGAGGCCGAGCCAGGATCATGTTGTTGATGGCGAATTTCGAGAAATCTAA
- a CDS encoding nucleotide exchange factor GrpE, translating to MAEQETQAEETENQPGIEELQERVAQLESQVAEMDTALNTSRQEAANNWDKYIRQVAEMDNFRKRQERMREDRVKRYKKELLEKVVAVMDNLERALNYQDSMNREGLQQGLRMVQWQLNEILRTEGLTPVPTVGQRFDPHIHEAVETVEDSDQPEGMVVEEIQKGYMMGEDMLRPARVKVSASRNEG from the coding sequence ATGGCAGAACAAGAGACTCAGGCAGAAGAAACCGAAAACCAGCCAGGCATAGAGGAACTTCAGGAGCGCGTGGCGCAATTGGAGAGCCAGGTTGCCGAGATGGATACCGCGCTCAACACCTCGCGGCAGGAAGCGGCGAATAACTGGGATAAGTATATTCGCCAGGTTGCCGAGATGGACAACTTTCGCAAGCGCCAGGAGCGTATGCGCGAAGACCGGGTGAAGCGCTATAAGAAAGAGCTGCTGGAGAAAGTGGTTGCCGTGATGGATAACCTGGAGCGCGCCCTGAATTACCAGGATTCCATGAACCGCGAGGGTCTGCAACAGGGTCTGCGCATGGTGCAGTGGCAGCTAAACGAAATCCTGCGCACCGAAGGGCTGACGCCTGTACCCACCGTCGGGCAGCGTTTCGACCCTCATATTCACGAGGCGGTAGAAACCGTTGAAGACAGCGATCAGCCGGAAGGGATGGTCGTCGAGGAGATTCAGAAGGGCTATATGATGGGCGAGGACATGCTCCGTCCTGCCCGTGTCAAAGTCAGCGCCAGCCGCAACGAGGGCTAA
- a CDS encoding J domain-containing protein has product MEYKDYYKVLGVERKASQDEIKKAFRKLARRHHPDVNPGDKKAEMRFKEINEAYEVLSDPEKRHKYDTLGPNWQEQFGAPAGTGPFGRTSRGGSRGGGIPFDFDTDPTHFSDFFETLFGRAGSRTGRTSTTTTADQLRQRQGDNIEQPVEVSLQEAYSGGARKFVVQSPEVCGTCLGIGEVNGKTCPTCQGQGQTTRTKHIEVRIPPGVDNGSRVRVAGEGQPGIGGGPRGDLFLVISIRPDPNFERRGDDLVTEIPVDLTTAMLGGEAPVATPDGKRLLLTIPPETQNGQEFRLTGKGMPNLRSGLRGNLYARVRVMLPTRLTPHEKELFAELARGRGARS; this is encoded by the coding sequence ATGGAGTACAAGGACTATTATAAGGTGCTTGGGGTCGAGCGCAAAGCCAGCCAGGATGAGATTAAAAAAGCATTCCGCAAGCTGGCGCGCAGACACCATCCCGATGTCAATCCTGGAGATAAAAAAGCTGAAATGCGCTTCAAAGAAATCAACGAGGCGTATGAAGTCCTCTCTGACCCTGAGAAGCGCCATAAATACGATACGCTTGGCCCCAACTGGCAAGAGCAATTTGGCGCGCCTGCCGGAACCGGACCGTTCGGGCGCACCAGCCGGGGCGGGAGCCGGGGCGGGGGTATCCCGTTTGATTTTGACACGGACCCGACGCATTTCTCCGATTTTTTCGAGACGCTTTTCGGGCGGGCTGGCTCGCGCACCGGGCGTACCTCCACCACCACAACCGCCGATCAACTTCGCCAACGGCAGGGAGATAACATCGAGCAGCCAGTGGAGGTCTCTTTACAGGAAGCGTACAGCGGCGGCGCGCGCAAGTTTGTTGTGCAATCGCCTGAAGTCTGTGGCACGTGCCTGGGCATTGGGGAAGTCAACGGCAAAACCTGCCCGACCTGCCAGGGCCAGGGCCAGACTACCCGCACCAAGCATATCGAGGTGCGCATTCCGCCAGGCGTTGATAACGGCTCCAGAGTGCGTGTAGCCGGAGAAGGGCAGCCGGGCATTGGCGGCGGGCCGCGTGGCGATCTCTTCCTGGTGATTAGCATCCGCCCCGACCCGAACTTTGAGCGAAGGGGCGATGATCTGGTGACAGAAATCCCCGTCGATCTGACTACCGCCATGCTTGGTGGTGAAGCTCCCGTAGCGACGCCGGATGGCAAACGACTTTTATTGACGATCCCGCCAGAGACTCAGAACGGCCAGGAGTTCCGCCTGACCGGCAAGGGTATGCCTAACCTGCGCTCTGGCCTGCGGGGAAACCTCTACGCGCGCGTGCGGGTGATGCTGCCAACCAGATTAACGCCCCACGAGAAAGAACTTTTCGCCGAGCTGGCGCGCGGGCGAGGCGCCAGAAGTTAG